A single genomic interval of Mustela nigripes isolate SB6536 chromosome 7, MUSNIG.SB6536, whole genome shotgun sequence harbors:
- the CGREF1 gene encoding cell growth regulator with EF hand domain protein 1 isoform X1 yields the protein MLLPLATRMLVLLLPLCQAAPKDGTVRLDPEMQQQPLSNPFQPGQEQLQLLQNYLQGLERMEKEPEHMTREQVLLYLFALHDYDQSGQLDGLELLSMLTAALAPGAADFPIANPVILVVDKVLETQDLNRDGLMSPAELINFPGEAPRHTQPEEPPEPQDVGRQPPLANSLPGQELQGALGPREDGGQVEARRESSEPVQEAGEQTEAEREVPGPAAEATGQAEARNTVKDAEELPEETLESKNTPNEFEVHVIQLENDEI from the exons ATGTTGTTACCTTTGGCAACGAGAATGTTAGTGCTGCTGCTGCCCCTTTGTCAGGCGGCTCCCAAGGACGGAACCGTGAG gctGGACCCTGAGATGCAGCAGCAGCCCCTGTCCAACCCCTTCCAGCCAGGCCAGGAGCAGCTTCA GCTTCTGCAGAACTACCTACAGGGACTGGAGAGGATGGAAAAGGAGCCCGAACACATGACCcgggagcagg TTCTCCTCTACCTCTTTGCCCTCCACGACTATGACCAGAGTGGACAGCTGGATGGCCTGGAGCTGTTGTCCATGTTGACCGCAGCTCTGGCACCTGGAGCTGCTGATTTTCCCATCGCCAACCCG GTGATCCTGGTAGTGGACAAGGTGCTTGAGACCCAGGACCTGAACAGGGATGGGCTCATGTCCCCTGCAGAGCTCATCAACTTCCCAGGAGAGGCCCCAAGGCACACACAGCCCGAAGAGCCCCCGGAGCCACAAGACGTTGGGAGGCAGCCCCCATTAGCTAACAGCCTGCCAGGACAAGAGCTGCAGGGAGCCCTGGGTCCCAGAGAAGATGGGGGACAGGTAGAGGCCAGAAGGGAGTCCTCAGAGCCTGTGCAAGAGGCTGGGGAACagacagaggctgagagagaagtcCCAGGCCCTGCGGCAGAGGCTACAGGACAGGCAGAGGCCAGGAACACTGTAAAGGATGCAGAGGAGCTTCCAGAGGAAACACTGGAGTCTAAGAACACCCCAAATGAGTTTGAAGTTCATGTTATTCAACTGGAGAATGATGAGATATGA
- the CGREF1 gene encoding cell growth regulator with EF hand domain protein 1 isoform X2, producing the protein MQQQPLSNPFQPGQEQLQLLQNYLQGLERMEKEPEHMTREQVLLYLFALHDYDQSGQLDGLELLSMLTAALAPGAADFPIANPVILVVDKVLETQDLNRDGLMSPAELINFPGEAPRHTQPEEPPEPQDVGRQPPLANSLPGQELQGALGPREDGGQVEARRESSEPVQEAGEQTEAEREVPGPAAEATGQAEARNTVKDAEELPEETLESKNTPNEFEVHVIQLENDEI; encoded by the exons ATGCAGCAGCAGCCCCTGTCCAACCCCTTCCAGCCAGGCCAGGAGCAGCTTCA GCTTCTGCAGAACTACCTACAGGGACTGGAGAGGATGGAAAAGGAGCCCGAACACATGACCcgggagcagg TTCTCCTCTACCTCTTTGCCCTCCACGACTATGACCAGAGTGGACAGCTGGATGGCCTGGAGCTGTTGTCCATGTTGACCGCAGCTCTGGCACCTGGAGCTGCTGATTTTCCCATCGCCAACCCG GTGATCCTGGTAGTGGACAAGGTGCTTGAGACCCAGGACCTGAACAGGGATGGGCTCATGTCCCCTGCAGAGCTCATCAACTTCCCAGGAGAGGCCCCAAGGCACACACAGCCCGAAGAGCCCCCGGAGCCACAAGACGTTGGGAGGCAGCCCCCATTAGCTAACAGCCTGCCAGGACAAGAGCTGCAGGGAGCCCTGGGTCCCAGAGAAGATGGGGGACAGGTAGAGGCCAGAAGGGAGTCCTCAGAGCCTGTGCAAGAGGCTGGGGAACagacagaggctgagagagaagtcCCAGGCCCTGCGGCAGAGGCTACAGGACAGGCAGAGGCCAGGAACACTGTAAAGGATGCAGAGGAGCTTCCAGAGGAAACACTGGAGTCTAAGAACACCCCAAATGAGTTTGAAGTTCATGTTATTCAACTGGAGAATGATGAGATATGA